In Nicotiana tomentosiformis unplaced genomic scaffold, ASM39032v3 Un00377, whole genome shotgun sequence, the genomic stretch ATTTATGTTTCAAATAAAATGGGTATAGATTCCTTGTaaatgtttccaatgtgttataagctcttaCGTTCTCACAGATAGAAGCTACGGTGTTCCTAAATGTCCTAAGGGTTCTTAATGTTCTATGGTCACACATGGCAAGTAAaatgaagtgatagtatgaacatgaaacgTGACCGCTTGCCAAATGAGGATTATAAAGCATTGTATGTTCCGATGGTTTCAATCATAGTAAGAATGCTTCTAAAACAATAAATGCAAACGActttgttaagtccccaagaatcatgaacttagctaatgaccttaagatgacaagaGAGTACATAACGAGATGAAagagagatgtcctatgctaaatgattgGGTCCATGCGCCATTGAAATctacttattgattcaccatgcatgcATTAATGTAATaagctatgtttctccatgatgaccatgaacatgaagtattccaatgattcGGGAACTTATGACCTAAAATgaaatgttaatcatgtcgctttgagctTATATATGCTCATGTGCATAAtaatgtgttatgaaccctatggatggtCAATGAAGAGCATAGGTGTACAATAtaggtgaaccctatggacgaGCTACGAAATGCATCGGTGTACAATAtaggtgaaccctatggacggtctataaagCGCATAGGTGTACAGTATAGGCAAACCCTATGGAAGGTCTATGAAGCGCATAGGTGTACAGTATAGGCAAACCCAATGGACGGTTTATGAAGCGCATAGGTGTACAATATAGGTAAACTCTATAGATGGTCTATGAAGCGCATAGGTGTATGATATAGGTGAATCCTAAGAACGGTCTATGAAGCGCATAGGTGCACAGTATAGGTGAACCCTATCGACCGGTGAACCCTATAGACGGCCTATGAAGCACATAGGTGTACAATATAGGTGAACcatatggacagtctatgaaacgcataggtgtacagtatcgctgaatcctatggacggtctatgaaacgcatatgtgtacAATATAGGTGAACCATATGgtcagtctatgaaacgcataggtgtacagTATAGTTGAAccatatggacggtctatgaaacgcataggtgtacagtatagttgaaccctatggacggtctgtgaaacgcataggtgtacagtatagttgaaccctatggacggtctatgaaccgcataggtgtacagtataggtgagccctatggacggtctatgaaacgcatagatgTATAGTATAGGTGAACCTTATGGACGGtctgtgaaacgcataggtatatagtataggtgaaccctatggacggtctgtgaaacgcataggtgcatagtAAAAGAGGGCTATGGATGGTCTGGTGAGACGCATAGCCAGCACGAACAATAAGTGCTACTTTCATTGCCCTTGTTTGTACATATTacatttacattatattttgtatcccaCGCACAGTTCACATGGCTCATTTGATTCCAAAATAAGTTCAGAATTATGTAAGTATAAGATTTAGACAAGTGATTCTATGGGtcatttcgtagtttcttgattacttcatttgcctcttatttgagttaccgtattttcatacgTTGTTttgtctgccttacatacgagtactattccacatataCTCATCTCCCTTTTACCGGCGGCGCTGCATCATCTATACTTCTACTGGATGATgcggatctttgatagggatcttcctCACTACTCACCTTATGGTGAGCccactacagttctagtgggtattTGAGTCGAGTttgttttatgtacttaggtatctattgtcatagaagctccatttacactgtgggtcatgtacttaagtttaGAGTTTTGTTATGTATTTATGCTCACAGTATTTGCAGATATTTATAAAGCTATGTATCCATCATGAGAAGAATTTTAggtcattgagccaaatgtataaTGTATtgaatttaaaagtcaagatctaattatgttatggtaaataaTGTATGAGTAATGAGGAGTGGTTGATATAACGTAGGCCGGCTCGACTAGATTAATTTAGTTGGCTCCCCAAGGTTGGAGCGTGAAAATCTTGGTATCAGTAGGGAAGTTCTGGAGTGGCTTACGAGGTTGTTTAATGTCATTTATAGGCCGAAAATAATGCCTGATGAGTGGAGATGATCCtagtatacaagaacaagggtatCAAACTACTATGCCACACTATGaaggtttgggagagggtggtggagatgAGGATAAGGAAGGGGTGTCTATCTCTGAGAACAAGTTCGAGTTCATGTCGGACGGTTCGACGACAAAAGCTATTCATCTTGTTAGGAGATTGGTGGAACAATACAGGGATAGGAAGCatgacttgcatatggtgttcaccAATTTGGAGAAAACATATGACAAAGTCCCTAGGGATGATCTATGGAGATGCTTGGAGGCTAGATGTGTACCTGCCACATACACTAgagcgattaaggacatgtatgatggagctaagacccgAGTGAGAAAGGTGAGAGGAGAATCGAGGCACTTCATAGTAGAGGTGAGGTTGCATCAGGGATCAGCGCTTAGCCCATTTCTAATTGCCTTGGTGATGGATAAGTTGACACGACACATTCAAGGAGAGTTACCTTGGTGGATGTTATTATCACATGATATAGTACTGATTGACGAGATACGTGGTGGTGTTAACgctagagtctaaaggtttcaagttgagcagaaccaaaacagaatacttggagtgcaagtttagTGACATGGTTCGGGAGGCTGATATTAAAGTTTAGTGAGGTCCGTAATCCAAGGAAATAGGGAGATTGACGAGAATGTCACACATTGTATTGGAACGGGGTGAATGAAGTAGAGGTTCGCATCCGGCGTTTTGTGCGACAAGAATGTGCCACAAAtacttaaaggtaagttttacaGAATAGTTATTAGACCGATCATGTTGTATGGGGAGGAGTATTGGCCAGTCAAGACCTCTCATGTTCAGAAGTTAAGATTTGCGGTGATGAGGATGATGAGATGGATGTGTGATCATATTAagagagataagattaggaacgAAGATATTCAAGATAAGGTAGGAGTGGCCTGTATGGTGGATAAGATGCGGGAAGCTAGGATGAAATGGTTCATTGACGTGAAGAAAATAAGCGTAGATGCCCATGTgagaaggtgtgagaggttggtaaTGGCGGGTTCAAGGAAAGGGTGTGGTAGGCCAAAGAAATATTGGGAGAGATGATCAGACAGGACATGACACATCTTCAGCTTAccgacatgacccttgataggagggtgtgaagATCGAAGATTAGGGTTATAGGTTAGTTAGTAGTCGAATTTATTTCCTTTTCACATATGTACTTCCTTCCCTAGTTGTAGTACTAGTGTTAtccttgtgttccttatttttaGATCGATACTTTTTTAATTGAGGTTCTCTTTGCTTCATTTTATTTTTCTGGTTGTTACTATTTCGTTTGTTGTAGTTCTCTATCATAACTGTTGTGATTTTGTCTAATTGAGCCGAtgatctttcggaaacagcctctctaccttcataaAGTAGGGATAAGGACTACGTACATaataccctccccataccccatttGTGGGAATATACTAAGTATGCTATTTTTTAGATGGTAACAGAAGTCTCTTAGCTAGTGTCTGGACATatatttggttgaaacttgaaaagaCAAGCTTTTGAAGATGAGATAGAAAAAtagtttttgaaagttgaaattgtgtttggacatacatTTTGCTTAAGGAGAATTTGAAGTTTTGCCAGTAGAAAACTTCGAAAACTGGTCTAAACCActatttgaaacttgaaaaattcatctTCAAAAAATGGTCACTATTTTATAAGCAAACAATGttttcaatttttgtttttgaaaaaaagtGCATAAAACTTATGGCCAAATGAGAGCTaatgttcttaagtttg encodes the following:
- the LOC138904106 gene encoding uncharacterized protein; amino-acid sequence: MSGDDPSIQEQGYQTTMPHYEGLGEGGGDEDKEGVSISENKFEFMSDGSTTKAIHLVRRLVEQYRDRKHDLHMVFTNLEKTYDKVPRDDLWRCLEARCVPATYTRAIKDMYDGAKTRVRKVRGESRHFIVEVRLHQGSALSPFLIALVMDKLTRHIQGELPWWMLLSHDIVLIDEIRGGVNARV